A window of Eubacteriaceae bacterium ES3 contains these coding sequences:
- a CDS encoding argininosuccinate synthase, with protein MNKKVILAYSGGLDTTTIIPWLKNTYDYEVIAVCVDVGQGTELEGLEERALSSGASKLYIEDVTDEFVEDYVWPALKADAVYEKKYLLGTSLARPLIAKVLVKYALLEGAEAICHGATGKGNDQVRFELTIGALAPQLKIIAPWRIWDIKSREDAMNYCIMHDIKVPMTISNSYSRDKNILHMSHEGLELEDPTLEPQYKKLLQMTTPVEDAPDEAEVVKIDFEQGIPVKLNGKEMSGRELLSELNTIGGRHGVGIVDLIENRVVGMKSRGIYETPGGSILYKAHEELEHMCLDRQTFGFKQQAAVKFAELAYNGEWFTPLREALTAFVDETQKTVTGSVELKLYKGNIILTGVSSPYSLYNAEIASFTTGDLYDHKDAEGFIHLFGLPLKVRALMRMSQEEQEK; from the coding sequence ATGAATAAAAAAGTAATTCTTGCCTATTCAGGCGGATTGGATACAACCACGATTATACCTTGGCTGAAAAACACCTATGATTATGAAGTCATCGCTGTCTGCGTCGATGTGGGACAGGGTACTGAACTTGAGGGCCTTGAGGAACGTGCTCTTTCATCTGGTGCCAGCAAACTATATATTGAAGATGTTACCGATGAATTTGTTGAAGACTACGTCTGGCCTGCGCTTAAAGCTGACGCCGTCTACGAGAAAAAATATCTTTTAGGTACTTCACTGGCCCGACCTTTGATTGCTAAAGTTCTGGTCAAATATGCGCTTTTAGAAGGCGCCGAAGCAATCTGTCATGGCGCTACCGGTAAAGGAAACGATCAGGTCCGATTTGAATTAACAATTGGTGCCCTGGCTCCACAGCTTAAAATTATTGCTCCCTGGCGAATCTGGGATATCAAATCTCGTGAAGATGCCATGAACTATTGTATCATGCATGATATTAAAGTTCCCATGACAATCAGCAACAGCTACAGCCGTGATAAAAACATCTTACATATGAGCCACGAAGGCCTGGAGCTTGAAGATCCCACTCTGGAACCACAATATAAAAAACTGTTACAGATGACTACTCCCGTCGAAGATGCACCTGATGAAGCCGAAGTTGTCAAAATCGATTTTGAACAGGGAATTCCAGTCAAATTAAACGGCAAGGAAATGAGTGGTCGTGAACTTCTATCTGAACTCAATACCATCGGTGGACGTCATGGCGTTGGTATCGTTGATTTGATTGAAAACCGCGTCGTCGGTATGAAATCCCGTGGTATTTATGAAACACCAGGTGGTTCAATTTTATATAAAGCCCACGAAGAACTGGAACATATGTGTCTGGATCGCCAGACTTTTGGTTTTAAACAGCAGGCGGCAGTTAAGTTTGCTGAACTTGCCTACAATGGCGAATGGTTTACTCCGCTTCGCGAGGCTTTAACCGCTTTTGTTGATGAAACTCAGAAAACAGTCACTGGAAGTGTTGAGTTAAAACTCTACAAAGGAAATATCATTTTGACCGGTGTTTCTTCACCCTATTCATTATATAATGCAGAAATTGCCAGCTTTACAACTGGTGATCTTTACGACCATAAAGATGCTGAAGGATTCATCCATTTGTTTGGACTGCCTCTTAAAGTCCGAGCACTTATGCGTATGAGTCAGGAAGAACAGGAAAAATAG